The DNA region CCGACCACAACCAGTCTATACGAACCGCCGCTGcaacttcaattcatttctaaCTTTATGGTGAACAATGATTCAACGCAAAAACCATGCACACAGCTCTCTgctccatttttttttgctaTGAAAGCTAAGCATGTCCTCGCTCAATTTCCCACATCGAAATCAGATGACAAATATTTTCTCTTAATAAGCGCCTAGCTAGGAGGGCTGATCGCTGGGCTTGGTAGCGCGAGCCTGTCACCCAAGTGGGAGCTTTATGGTGGAACAGTTGGACTTGCCCTGAAGGCTGGGCTTGGGTTGCTCTCTACTGGCTTGCCCGTTCCAAGTGGTGAGTTGTGCTGTGGATTCTCTGCGTAGGCGGAGGCTTCATGGCTCTTAGATTGGAGGGCAATGCGTGAGGCTGGCTTTACAGAGCAGCGAAAACCTCCTCCTCACTGCAGTGGAAGGACAACAGGCCGGTGCATCCTTGGCCCACTAGCGCCTGATGGGCTGTCCAAAATGAACTAccatctttttttatttttcattttggcCCGTCACCGTATGTGAATGGGCCCTGGCCGGGTAGGCCCAAAAAACGCCATACAGCAACACGAcgagggttgttatgccgtggacttgggtctacattcacatacactatactctacattcacaatttgtaaactccacattcacacattacaggattatatgtttagtaactatattaccactgttatgcatccacacattcaaaactttatattcacaggtcctatactccacattcacactccacattcacaacttgagaattccacatttacacattacaaggctacaagttgctagaccttcttaactctattacagattcacacatgcataactctacattcacgatttctacaCTCTACAGTTACACTTTGAAAcgtctacattcacacatttttggacaactctatattcagcaatatgtttacttatttaaaaaaaaaaaaaaaaaaaaaaaaaaagacaaaaacgacgtagttttggacccaggtccactttGCAGTGGACTTGgttccacagcataatttgcccaacgACGATATATACTGGCTTCAGTTTTTgacaattattcttttttttttctttttttttttgggaagttTTTGACATTTGCTTAAAAACTTCACTTAATTTTTTCCTAAATGTTACCTTAAGGATTGAGGTTTGATTGTGCGAAGGCCTGACTTCCTTTCCTTTCTAGCTTGTTAATGCTGCTTCCATAggggtttaaaaaaataaaagaaaaattataatttaggtTGTTTTGCTCAAAATTACGTTTTTGAGAGAAACAAAAcgtttaaaaataaagaagaaaattggCTGATTTGGCTGCCTATACCGACTAGTTGACCAACCGCATAATACTCGTCTACCAAGAAAATCCCATCGGTCTAGCCGTTTAGGGACGTTTAGCGCTTAGGCGAGCGGCCGTCTAGACCCATTTTTAATTACCAGACTGAATTGGCATGCATATTCCAAGTAgtagatgaaaaaaataatgtttcacatggttttatatatatgaattcacCATTCTCATGCAAGCATAATAATTTCCATCCAAAGTTGCAAAACATACGAGATACATATGCATAtctattcaaaaaatataatataatataaaagtttGCTGGAGGAATTTTTAGAACATGGCTAGAATATGGTGACTACATATGATCAATATAATGAACGAATTGAATTAGTTGACAAGTATGTATGCTTGCAATTTCACATAATAATGTTACACAGAAAACAAGAgttcaaaattcatgttcaaacttatatatatatatatatatatatatatatatatatatatatataccaatatttaatataatcttTGCGTACACACATCATGCCATCATCACTAGTAAGATCCCCAATAAGCAGTTTGTAACAACTCTTAACAGAGTAAGTTCCTTTCTCTTCTCCACCCCAAATCAGTTTATCTGATCCCAGTTCCTTTGATGTATATCCAGTAATTGGGAAACTTTGACTTCCAGGAGATATTCAGGCATCACACTTATCCATAAATAGATTTGAATATAAATTATTCATGATGTAAACTCTAGAGCTCAAGACTGGTAGGATAAACccaaattaattttgatttgcaATAGCATATATCGCAAACATTCACCAATCTATAAAGGCAACATAACATTCAACCAGTGGACAACAGTGGATAGAAAGATAGCCTAAGCATCAGCAAGCATATAAAACAGAGAAAGGTTGAATGGAGcaaaaactataaataaatgaaactaTGGAAGGAAGGTTGAATGGAGTTAAGTTTCCCATAATAATTAGGTGTTATTCCAAGGTATTGATTGGGAATACCTCCAATTGAAGGGTCTGAAGCACATTAGCGAAATTGGCTGAATTTGAGTTGGAACTCATTGTAACACTGGTACTCGTGTTGTCAAGGGAACTTCTTGAGAGTACACTCAACTTCTCAATTTCGTCATCTTGAATCTCACCATCTATGGAGATAAGAGGCAGCCTCCACCTTTGAGCAGCTTCTGCAGCTATAATCCTGAGCTTCATAAtcccaaaatattttcatttacctacaaatatcacaaaacaaATTCTTGCCACATTTTACTTTAAGCATATTTCTGTCCCTCTAAGTATGACAAATGCTACAAAGTATAGTTTTAATGGTGATGCTTTCAGCAAAATTCATCTTCTAAATTGAAGTGGTAAATGGTTCACAAAAATGATGAGATTTTACAAGATTGTTAACATTATGGCAATCTTTATATTGACtcctattattttagtatatacaGTGCAAAAATTAGGAAGCTGAGGAATTTCAAACTGAGTTGAGATACTCTTCCACCATTACAATTGCCTCTATGTAAACTACCTACATTATTTATCCATTATCCATAAAAGGATCAAAGTGTACACAAAGTAGCATGACAAAAAATATGTATTCATAATCTCAAATCACAACCCTAATTTTCCCTAAACTCAATAAATGATCAAAACTGCTAAATTTTGCATATATAGCACCAAGGCTTCCAATTTTCTATACGAACCGCTGCTGcaacttcaattcatttctaaaacaTTAGCCGgcacaatttaaaattttaaactaaataataaaaacgtACGAAAATAATGTGAGATGGGAATGAAAATGAAGCAAAGCTTATAGGGTGTGAGTGGACGGTGCCAGCAGAACAGAACCCAATGATATCTGCCATTCCATTCAGGGAAGCAAAGCTTCCAAGCTATGTCTCTGCCATTTCATTCAGTGAACAAATATGATACAATTTTCatcacccaaaataaaaataaaaatcaaggcTTCATTTACATACCTAAGTTTTGGTGAACAATGATACAACGCAAAAACCATGAGTACACGATAGTTGTTTGCCCCATTTTTTCCCCATGAAAGCCAAACCAGACCTCGCACAGTTTCCCACATCGAAACCGGATGAAGAATATTTTCCCTTAATAAGGCCGTAGCTAGAAGTACTGCTCGCTGGGCTTGGTAGCGCGAGTCTGTAACCCGAGTGGGAGCTATAAGATGGTGGAACAATTGGGCTTGCCCTGAGGGCTGGGCTTGGGGTGCTATCTTCTGGCCTGCCCGTTCCAAGTGGTGAGTTTGAACGGTGGAGTCTCTGCGAAGGCGGAGGCTTCTCCGTCCTTAGATCGGAGGGCACCGCGTGAGGCTGGCTTCACAGAGCAGCGAAGACCTCCTCCTCTCTGCAGTGGAAGGATAACAAGCCGGTGCATTCTTGGTCCACTATAGCCTGATGGGCCGCCCAAATTGAACCAccatctttttcttttgggaGAGTGAACTGCTTTAGCCCCACCGTATACTGCATATTTTCACAGCTTTCTTTTAGTCATTATAaatcatgtaaaaaaaaaaaatcaatctagaAAAACACTTTTCCCAAGAACATTTTTTTAAACTCCATTTtccaaatttgatattttagataaaattattcaaaatttcaaatgattttttaaattgaaatattcAGAATATTTATGAATGTGTCTAGTATTATTGAGACTCCTGAATGACATTAGTgttgtattatatatgtaaattgtatttgCTTACAATGATTCAATATTTTTCCACATTTGTTTATATGGTTTTGTCTCTCTCCTTAAAACAACCCAATTCTTGTTGATGAGGCCTCTTCAAGCAAGCTGGTACTATTAACGTGCTGAATGTTCGTTCTCTAGGAAATATATAGGAGGCGTTTGGTTAAAGTATTGAAATTAGAATTAAAGTTgtaatcaaatatttaataattgaaatgaGTTTTAACAAAAGCAAACTCTTTGTTTAGCTAGCATGGTAAATTGCTAGTTCTCCTAGAGTTTTGcaacaaaacaaataataaacatttcatGCATCTAAATGCTACACACTTCACTCTCGGCTTAGGAACCATCCCATAGTTTCATCATCAACCCTCACCAGTCGTATCATGAAGTCATTAAGAGCTTGACAAGTAGTAACTAGTAGTTGGGTTTATAACAAGATTACTAGTATAATAATCTCGATTTTGATGAGATTTAGACACTTCTCAACCT from Ipomoea triloba cultivar NCNSP0323 chromosome 6, ASM357664v1 includes:
- the LOC116021841 gene encoding AUGMIN subunit 4-like — translated: MWETVRGLVWLSWGKNGANNYRVLMVFALYHCSPKLRIIAAEAAQRWRLPLISIDGEIQDDEIEKLSVLSRSSLDNTSTSVTMSSNSNSANFANVLQTLQLEVFPINTLE